In Oncorhynchus gorbuscha isolate QuinsamMale2020 ecotype Even-year unplaced genomic scaffold, OgorEven_v1.0 Un_scaffold_1118, whole genome shotgun sequence, one genomic interval encodes:
- the LOC124021448 gene encoding sialic acid-binding Ig-like lectin 12: MDDGIDQIHLVSGVQGQSCLNVTHTKRSICALKGSTVDITCTYRHPSWHNVTEVSWFNKWETGVTTDLIQDPEYAGRVKYQPTTDKDSTLRITDLRESDSAEYKFRFTTTEVKWGYSFPGITLIVTDLQVKETPGTEEGKVTLTCSSTCILTDNPTYIWYKNGQLLTNPNTQDNYLYLDQISSGDAGSYYCSVKGYKNIRSPVTFFGEPMSFKNAVVGIIVVILILILCLFGFMWFR; the protein is encoded by the exons ATGGATGATG GAATTGATCAGATACATTTAGTTTCAGGTGTTCAGGGTCAGAGCTGTTTGAATGTGACTCACACCAAGAGGAGTATCTGTGCCTTGAAGGGGTCAACAGTGGACATTACCTGCACGTATAGACATCCCAGCTGGCATAACGTCACAGAAGTATCCTGGTTCAACAAATGGGAGACTGGAGTTACTACAGATCTAATCCAGGACCCAGAGTATGCAGGTCGTGTGAAGTACCAACCAACTACAGACAAAGACTCCACCCTGAGAAtcacagacctgagagagagTGACTCTGCTGAATATAAGTTTAGATTTACAACAACGGAGGTAAAATGGGGATACAGCTTCCCTGGAATAACTCTGATTGTCACAG ACCTGCAGGTGAAGGAGACTCCTGGCACAGAGGAAGGGAAGGTGACACTGACCTGTAGCTCCACCTGTATTCTAACTGACAACCCCACCTACATCTGGTACAAGAACGGACAACTTCTCACCAACCCAAACACCCAAGATAACTACCTCTACTTAGACCAAATCAGCAGTGGGGACGCAGGCAGCTACTACTGTAGTGTTAAAGGATACAAGAATATCCGTTCTCCTGTTACATTCTTTGGGGAGCCAATGTCTTTTAAGAATGCAGTTGTAGGAATCATAGTGGTTATTCTAATTCTCATACTCTGTCTCTTTGGGTTCATGTGGTTCAGGTGA
- the LOC124021456 gene encoding zinc finger protein 501-like isoform X2: protein MISLRDIPNRCSLSGRGLSSGEPQQHYDADKKEKSLSRSEHLKHQHRGTGKKPHHCSVCGKSFAKQDLTNHEQIHTLEHASNTLKSQRINSGEGPYTCFDCGKYLNQSRAQTNHKHTGVKPYSCDQCGKSFNHSGSLTIHQRIHTGEKPYSCDQCGKSFNHSGSLTLHQRIHTGEKPYSCDQCGKSFNQSGSLTLHQRIHTGVKPYSCDQCGKSFNHSGNLTTHQLIHTGAKPYNCDHCGKSFSRSGDLIKHQRIHTGEKPYSCDQCGKNFNQSGHLTAHQRIHTGEKPYSCDQCEKSFRTSDHLTIHQRIHTGEKPYSCDQCEKIFRTSDHLTIHQHIHTGEKPYSCDQCGKSFRTSDHLTKHQRIHTGEKPYRCDQCGKSFSRSGSLTTHQLIHTGEKPYRCDQCGKSFARSGSLIKHQKAQTCFLSSPFSLAPVPDP, encoded by the coding sequence GGGACATCCCTAATCGTTGCTCTCTAAGTGGGAGGGGCTTATcatctggggagcctcaacaacattaTGATGCTGACAAGaaagagaagagtctctccagatcagaacacctcaaACACCAGCATAGAGGTACAGGGAAGAAACCTCACCACTGCTCTgtctgtgggaagagttttgctaaACAAGACTTGACAAATCATGAGCAAATTCACACTCTAGAGCATGCATCTAATACCTTAAAATCTCAGAGAATTAATTCAGGGGAGGGACCTTATACCTGCTTTGATTGTGGGAAATACTTAAATCAGTCAAGAGCCCAGACTAACCACAAACACACAGGagtgaagccttatagctgtgatcagtgtgggaagagcttcaatcaTTCAGGATCCCTGACTATtcaccaacgcatacacacaggagagaagccttatagctgcgatcagtgtgggaagagcttcaatcaTTCAGGATCCCTGACTCTacaccaacgcatacacacaggagagaagccttatagctgtgatcagtgtgggaagagcttcaatcaATCAGGATCCCTGACTCTacaccaacgcatacacacaggagtgaagccttatagctgtgatcagtgtgggaagagcttcaatcaTTCAGGAAACCTGACTACACACCAACTCATACACACAGGAGCGAAGCCTTATAACTGTGATCATTGTGGAAAGAGCTTCAGTCGATCAGGAGACCTGATCAAacaccaacgcatacacacaggagagaagccttatagctgtgatcaatgtgggaagaacTTCAATCAATCAGGACACCTGACTGcacaccaacgcatacacacaggagagaagccttatagctgtgatcagtgtgagaAGAGTTTCAGGACGTCAGATCACCTGACTATacaccaacgcatacacacaggagagaagccttatagctgtgatcagtgtgagaAGATTTTCAGGACATCAGATCACCTGACtatacaccaacacatacacacaggagagaagccttatagctgtgatcagtgtgggaagagtttcaggACGTCAGATCACCTGACTAAacaccaacgcatacacacaggagagaagccttatagatgtgatcaatgtgggaagagcttcagtcGATCAGGATCCCTGACTACACACCAActcatacacacaggagagaagccttatagatgtgatcagtgtgggaagagttttgctcGTTCAGGGTCACTGATAAAACACCAGAAAGCACAAACATGTTTTCTttcatctcccttctctctggcACCAGTTCCAGATCCTTAA